Proteins co-encoded in one Myripristis murdjan chromosome 4, fMyrMur1.1, whole genome shotgun sequence genomic window:
- the nipa1 gene encoding magnesium transporter NIPA1 isoform X1, with the protein MAFERDTSGVSEPVLGIVIAITSSFINGSTFVLQKKGILRARNRGGSYLRDVVWWSGTLSMIVGQIGNFLAYNTAPAVIVTPLGAIGVLFGAVLASLILKEHLNILGKLGCALCCCGSIMLTIHAPKSEAVTSRLELEERLSDPVFLIYASLVVLLLTVLIFWIAPAYGRSNIMVYVAICSLLGSFTVPSSKGLGLVAQDAFGGGSSSRRALALFLGLLGTLAVSILIQFRFINKALECFSSNMFEAIYYVSFTSTVIFASALLFKEWTALTITDSLAMLCGLTTVFVGVVLLRISQEALLTWKEENKKID; encoded by the exons ATGGCTTTTGAGCGTGATACAAGTGGTGTTTCCGAGCCCGTTCTTGGAATAGTGATAGCTATAACCTCCAGTTTCATCAATGGGTCGACATTTGTGCTTCAGAAAAAGGGAATATTACGCGCCCGTAATAGAG GTGGGTCCTATCTGAGAGATGTGGTGTGGTGGAGCGGCACGCTGTCCA TGATTGTCGGTCAGATTGGGAATTTCCTGGCATATAACACAGCCCCTGCTGTGATAGTTACACCCTTGGGGGCCATTGGAGTGTTGTTTGG GGCTGTGCTGGCTTCGTTGATCCTTAAGGAGCACTTGAATATCCTGGGGAAGCTTGGCTGTGCGTTATGTTGCTGTGGCTCTATAATGCTTACCATTCACGCCCCTAAATCAGAGGCTGTAACTTCAAGACTGGAGCTTGAAGAGAGGCTGTCAGACCCAG tgtttttaatttatgcCTCGCTGGTGGTCCTGCTGCTGACTGTGCTGATTTTCTGGATCGCTCCGGCTTACGGCAGATCAAACATCATGGTATATGTAGCCATATGTTCCCTTCTGGGAAGCTTCACCGTTCCAAGCAGCAAAGGACTTGGCCTGGTTGCACAGGATGCCTTTGGTGGAGGGTCATCGAGTCGCAGGGCGCTGGCTCTCTTCCTGGGCTTGCTGGGAACACTGGCCGTCAGCATCCTCATACAGTTCAGGTTCATCAATAAGGCCTTGGAGTGCTTCAGCTCCAACATGTTTGAAGCCATATACTACGTGTCTTTCACATCCACAGTGATATTTGCCTCTGCACTTCTCTTTAAGGAATGGACTGCACTAACTATAACTGACAGCCTTGCCATGCTGTGCGGTCTGACAACAGTTTTTGTGGGAGTTGTTTTACTCCGCATATCCCAGGAGGCCTTGCTCACTtggaaggaagaaaacaaaaagattgACTGA
- the nipa1 gene encoding magnesium transporter NIPA1 isoform X2, with the protein MIVGQIGNFLAYNTAPAVIVTPLGAIGVLFGAVLASLILKEHLNILGKLGCALCCCGSIMLTIHAPKSEAVTSRLELEERLSDPVFLIYASLVVLLLTVLIFWIAPAYGRSNIMVYVAICSLLGSFTVPSSKGLGLVAQDAFGGGSSSRRALALFLGLLGTLAVSILIQFRFINKALECFSSNMFEAIYYVSFTSTVIFASALLFKEWTALTITDSLAMLCGLTTVFVGVVLLRISQEALLTWKEENKKID; encoded by the exons A TGATTGTCGGTCAGATTGGGAATTTCCTGGCATATAACACAGCCCCTGCTGTGATAGTTACACCCTTGGGGGCCATTGGAGTGTTGTTTGG GGCTGTGCTGGCTTCGTTGATCCTTAAGGAGCACTTGAATATCCTGGGGAAGCTTGGCTGTGCGTTATGTTGCTGTGGCTCTATAATGCTTACCATTCACGCCCCTAAATCAGAGGCTGTAACTTCAAGACTGGAGCTTGAAGAGAGGCTGTCAGACCCAG tgtttttaatttatgcCTCGCTGGTGGTCCTGCTGCTGACTGTGCTGATTTTCTGGATCGCTCCGGCTTACGGCAGATCAAACATCATGGTATATGTAGCCATATGTTCCCTTCTGGGAAGCTTCACCGTTCCAAGCAGCAAAGGACTTGGCCTGGTTGCACAGGATGCCTTTGGTGGAGGGTCATCGAGTCGCAGGGCGCTGGCTCTCTTCCTGGGCTTGCTGGGAACACTGGCCGTCAGCATCCTCATACAGTTCAGGTTCATCAATAAGGCCTTGGAGTGCTTCAGCTCCAACATGTTTGAAGCCATATACTACGTGTCTTTCACATCCACAGTGATATTTGCCTCTGCACTTCTCTTTAAGGAATGGACTGCACTAACTATAACTGACAGCCTTGCCATGCTGTGCGGTCTGACAACAGTTTTTGTGGGAGTTGTTTTACTCCGCATATCCCAGGAGGCCTTGCTCACTtggaaggaagaaaacaaaaagattgACTGA
- the fndc9 gene encoding fibronectin type III domain-containing protein 9: MGITVYNITATSARVSWPSFPGCLDTFYSVMYDPNWNSLLMGYKRKSFMHEERIPVSHTSTHLANLLPQTAYFLCVTCQAANPARDQCQVFSTPSENSEGHDRAGWELAMGVWMTSCILLLVIAGILLWGCLHTICSIPSQRAEGCPVATTLTHPDVSGPGCLYAPGGGDDNTKQSAVTQNPLLSTQTTGHVITQDHELRTLTKLSGSEPV; encoded by the coding sequence ATGGGTATCACAGTCTACAACATCACTGCCACCTCAGCCAGGGTGAGCTGGCCTTCATTCCCCGGCTGCCTAGACACCTTCTACAGCGTAATGTACGATCCCAACTGGAACAGCCTCCTGATGGGCTACAAACGCAAGAGTTTCATGCACGAGGAACGCATCCCGGTCAGTCACACCAGCACACACCTGGCCAACCTCCTCCCCCAGACTGCCTACTTCTTATGCGTCACGTGTCAGGCGGCCAATCCGGCCAGGGACCAGTGCCAGGTGTTCAGCACTCCAAGTGAGAACAGTGAAGGTCACGACAGGGCAGGCTGGGAGCTGGCCATGGGCGTCTGGATGACCAGTTGCATCTTGCTCCTGGTCATCGCTGGCATCCTGCTATGGGGATGTCTCCACACCATCTGCTCGATCCCCAGTCAGAGGGCTGAGGGCTGCCCTGTGGCCACCACCCTGACCCACCCAGACGTCTCTGGACCCGGATGCCTCTACGCTCCTGGCGGTGGCGATGACAACACCAAACAGTCCGCGGTCACGCAAAACCCCCTCCTCTCAACCCAGACCACTGGCCACGTAATTACCCAGGACCATGAGCTGAGGACACTCACTAAGCTGTCTGGCAGCGAGCCAGTATGA
- the nipa2 gene encoding magnesium transporter NIPA2 has protein sequence MGQDRGKYDFYIGLGLAISSSIFIGGSFILKKKGLLRLARKGSMRAGQGGHAYLKEWLWWAGLLSMGAGEAANFAAYAFAPATLVTPLGALSVLVSAVLSSYFLTERLNLHGKLGCLLSILGSTTMVIHAPQEEEISSLDDMARKLVDPGFLVFATLVIIVALIFIFVVGPRHGQTNILVYITICSVIGALSVSCVKGLGLAIKEAIGGKFVVGKPLAWILLLGLVACVSTQINYLNKALDIFNTSLVTPIYYVFFTTSVLTCSAILFKEWEHMGTDDVIGTLSGFLTIIVGIFLLHAFKDISVSLATLAVSMRKEERPFPAANGMASHSTYELLHNDSTEDMEDRELGLPFDSVSRRNGAMTAQ, from the exons ATGGGTCAGGACAGAGGGAAGTATGATTTTTACATTGGTCTTGGACTGGCCATCAGCTCCAGCATCTTCATTGGAGGAAGTTTTATCCTCAAGAAGAAAGGGCTTCTGAGACTGGCAAGGAAGGGATCAATGCGAGCAG GCCAGGGTGGTCATGCATATTTAAAAGAGTGGCTGTGGTGGGCTGGTTTACTGTCAA TGGGGGCTGGGGAGGCAGCCAACTTTGCAGCATATGCCTTTGCTCCTGCGACTCTGGTTACCCCGCTGGGAGCGCTCAGTGTGCTTGTCAG CGCGGTCCTGTCATCATACTTCCTGACAGAGCGGTTGAACCTGCATGGGAAGCTTGGCTGCTTGCTCAGTATCTTGGGCTCCACCACCATGGTAATCCATGCTCcccaagaagaagaaatcaGCAGCCTTGATGACATGGCCAGGAAGCTGGTTGACCCAG GATTTTTGGTCTTTGCAACTCTTGTCATCATTGTGGCTCTCATCTTCATATTCGTCGTGGGTCCCCGCCATGGTCAAACCAATATTCTTGTCTACATCACAATCTGCTCAGTAATTGGGGCGCTGTCAGTGTCCTGTGTGAAAGGACTGGGTCTTGCAATAAAGGAAGCAATTGGTGGGAAATTTGTGGTGGGAAAGCCATTGGCATGGATCCTGCTGCTGGGCCTGGTTGCCTGTGTGAGCACACAGATCAACTACCTGAACAAAGCTCTGGACATATTCAACACCTCCCTGGTGACTCCCATCTACTATGTGTTCTTTACCACATCTGTACTGACCTGTTCAGCGATCCTCTTCAAGGAGTGGGAGCACATGGGCACAGATGATGTGATCGGTACCCTCAGCGGCTTCCTCACCATCATCGTGGGCATTTTCCTACTTCACGCTTTTAAAGACATTAGCGTTAGCCTGGCCACTCTTGCTGTGTCcatgaggaaggaggaaaggccCTTTCCTGCAGCAAATGGCATGGCTTCCCACAGTACCTATGAACTATTACATAATGACTCAACTGAGGACATGGAGGACAGAGAATTGGGCTTGCCTTTTGATAGCGTTTCTAGAAGGAATGGTGCAATGACTGCCCAGTAG